Proteins encoded together in one Coffea arabica cultivar ET-39 chromosome 2c, Coffea Arabica ET-39 HiFi, whole genome shotgun sequence window:
- the LOC113724431 gene encoding uncharacterized protein, translated as MHPSRATVQHPPTSWRRLLSVRDFAEARIRWCLGKGMVDFWYDIWCGDRPLEQVMGVSNPPHSLVAEFFTPHGWNVPRLKEWVLDFLVQQITSIHFSLDRDDVMDKGVALCSRCSCCQQGPETINHLFLHDAVAGEVWEYFFKVFGLLPFTAVSVAAMLFHWFFSHSQVSSTHVRVLVPLLVFQFIWKSRNKARFDACLITSSQVIFQIEELLGRMGKAHDFSLASFSGDRDCPWAAFGNSYGQPKAVVPVSWEKPSPGHLKLNTDASVLIGKAAGGGVLRDHDGRVISAYYKEFGDLGVLEAEAQALLEGLQMCAERETGALTVESDSKVLVQLVNSEAVSKWPVCTVLQDIRHLLHQMRAPLQHLFREANSVADALASLQVGGHCCYSSIESLPCRARGEARLDRLGDPRVRELQLRA; from the exons ATGCACCCGTCGCGCGCTACGGTGCAGCACCCGCCGACGTCTTGGCGTCGTCTGCTATCAGTTCGAGACTTTGCGGAGGCTAGGATCAGGTGGTGTCTAGGGAAGGGAATGGTCGACTTCTGGTATGACATCTGGTGCGGAGATCGCCCTCTGGAGCAGGTGATGGGGGTGTCGAATCCCCCGCATTCCCTGGTGGCGGAGTTCTTCACGCCTCATGGATGGAATGTGCCTCGGCTTAAGGAGTGGGTCCTCGATTTCTTGGTTCAGCAGATCACTAGCATTCATTTCTCACTTGATCGAGATGACGTTATG GATAAGGGGGTAGCACTATGTTCTAGATGCAGTTGTTGCCAGCAAGGCCCAGAAACTATCAATCACCTTTTCCTGCACGACGCGGTGGCTGGGGAAGTGTGGGAATACTTTTTCAAGGTGTTTGGGCTTCTCCCCTTCACCGCGGTCAGTGTTGCCGCTATGCTGTTCCACTGGTTCTTCTCACACTCACAGGTTTCGTCCACTCATGTGCGGGTTCTTGTTCCGCTGTTGGTTTTTCAGTTTATTTGGAAGAGCAGAAACAAAGCTAGATTTGATGCATGTCTGATCACTTCGTCTCAAGTGATTTTTCAGATCGAAGAGTTGTTGGGCCGGATGGGTAAGGCTCACGATTTCTCTTTGGCCTCTTTTTCAGGCGACCGGGATTGTCCCTGGGCGGCCTTTGGCAACAGCTATGGACAGCCTAAGGCCGTGGTGCCGGTCTCTTGGGAAAAGCCATCGCCGGGGCATCTAAAGCTTAACACTGATGCTAGTGTCCTCATCGGCAAAGCAGCAGGGGGAGGGGTGCTGCGTGATCATGACGGGAGGGTGATCTCGGCTTATTACAAAGAGTTTGGGGATTTGGGAGTGCTGGAGGCGGAGGCGCAAGCTCTCCTAGAAGGTCTACAAATGTGCGCAGAACGGGAGACGGGAGCTTTGACTGTTGAATCAGATTCGAAGGTGCTTGTCCAACTAGTGAATTCGGAAGCCGTCTCAAAATGGCCGGTATGTACTGTACTGCAGGACATCAGACATCTCCTCCATCAGATGAGGGCTCCTCTTCAGCATCTGTTTCGTGAGGCCAACTCGGTGGCAGATGCCCTGGCATCCTTGCAGGTAGGGGGGCATTGCTGCTACTCCTCGATTGAGTCCTTACCCTGCAGGGCCAGAGGTGAGGCACGTCTGGACCGCTTAGGAGATCCTCGGGTGCGGGAGCTGCAACTTAGGGCTTGA